A single region of the Alphaproteobacteria bacterium genome encodes:
- a CDS encoding SRPBCC domain-containing protein, with translation MSDISEDEDSVAVQVGVPLAPAAAWDLFVTRFDAWWPREYTFCGEALAEIGIDAQADGQCYERAQSGEKIVWGTVIEAAAPQGLMFHWHIGPDRNIDTKPERSSTVTVHFAASDHGTTVTLVHGDLANHGDDGLAYRAAMASEQGWPYCLEHFRAAAGG, from the coding sequence ATGAGCGACATTAGCGAGGACGAGGACTCTGTCGCCGTCCAGGTCGGTGTACCCCTCGCCCCCGCCGCGGCGTGGGACCTGTTTGTCACTCGGTTCGACGCATGGTGGCCTCGGGAATACACGTTCTGCGGCGAGGCGCTGGCAGAGATCGGGATCGACGCGCAAGCGGACGGCCAGTGCTACGAACGCGCCCAGTCGGGCGAGAAGATCGTCTGGGGCACGGTGATCGAAGCCGCGGCGCCCCAGGGCCTGATGTTTCACTGGCACATCGGCCCTGACCGAAACATCGACACCAAACCCGAACGCTCAAGCACCGTCACCGTGCATTTCGCGGCAAGCGACCATGGGACAACGGTCACCTTGGTGCACGGCGACCTCGCGAATCATGGCGACGATGGGCTAGCCTACCGGGCCGCGATGGCCTCGGAACAAGGGTGGCCCTACTGTCTGGAACACTTCCGCGCCGCCGCGGGCGGTTAG
- the nagZ gene encoding beta-N-acetylhexosaminidase, which translates to MTQPTIFGLAGPELNADERAFFGEVKPLGFILFARNCVTRDQVAALCADLRAVVGQSDAPILIDQEGGRVARLKPPQWRHPPPARVFGTLWDRDRDAAVRASFLNGQLIGADLAACGINVDCAPVLDVPVPGSHDIIGDRAFHTEVAAIVALARAFADGLIAGGVLPVVKHIPGHGRATADSHAALPVVSADPESLEQDFAPFAALRDLPLAMTAHVLFSRIDPNHPTTTSARVVSEVIRGKIGFQGLLMSDDVSSNMKALSGTYAERARDSLAAGCDAVLHCDGDLAAMQAVAAAVPLIGDRTAVRWAQASFLIAQTVPVDIAAIGRELDALLPAPASH; encoded by the coding sequence ATGACCCAGCCAACGATATTTGGCCTAGCGGGGCCCGAACTGAACGCCGACGAGCGCGCCTTCTTCGGCGAGGTGAAGCCGCTCGGTTTCATTTTGTTTGCCCGGAATTGCGTCACCCGCGACCAAGTCGCGGCGCTCTGTGCCGACCTGCGCGCCGTTGTAGGCCAATCCGATGCGCCGATCCTCATCGACCAAGAGGGCGGTCGGGTCGCCCGACTGAAGCCGCCGCAGTGGCGCCATCCGCCGCCGGCCCGCGTGTTCGGCACCCTCTGGGACCGCGACCGGGACGCGGCGGTGCGGGCCTCCTTCCTCAACGGCCAGCTCATCGGTGCCGATCTTGCGGCCTGCGGAATCAATGTCGACTGCGCGCCGGTCCTCGACGTGCCGGTACCGGGCAGCCACGATATCATCGGCGACCGCGCGTTCCACACGGAGGTCGCGGCGATCGTCGCGTTGGCCAGGGCCTTCGCCGACGGTTTGATCGCCGGCGGTGTCCTGCCGGTGGTCAAGCATATCCCCGGCCATGGCCGGGCCACGGCCGATAGCCACGCCGCACTACCGGTCGTCAGTGCCGATCCCGAGTCGCTCGAACAAGATTTCGCGCCCTTTGCCGCGCTGCGCGATTTGCCTTTGGCGATGACGGCGCATGTCCTCTTCAGCCGCATCGATCCGAACCACCCCACCACGACCTCGGCGCGCGTGGTATCGGAGGTGATCCGCGGGAAGATCGGCTTTCAGGGATTGCTGATGAGCGACGATGTCTCGTCCAACATGAAGGCGTTGTCCGGTACCTACGCGGAACGGGCGCGAGACAGCCTTGCCGCTGGATGCGACGCGGTTCTCCATTGCGACGGCGATCTCGCGGCGATGCAGGCGGTTGCCGCGGCGGTTCCGTTGATCGGCGACCGTACCGCTGTGCGCTGGGCCCAAGCGTCGTTTCTCATTGCCCAAACGGTGCCCGTGGATATTGCGGCGATCGGCAGGGAACTCGACGCCCTTCTGCCGGCGCCGGCGTCGCACTAA